A genomic window from Thiomonas arsenitoxydans includes:
- the rpsD gene encoding 30S ribosomal protein S4, whose protein sequence is MARFIGAKGKLTRREGADLFLKSARRGIDSKVKLETKPGQHGRTSGARTSDYGKQLREKQKVKRMYGVLERQFRRYYEEAQRRSGNTGTNLLMLLESRLDNVVYRMGYGSTRAEARQLVSHRSITVNGKVLNIPSALVKTGDVVAVREKSRNQARIQESVKLAESNGFPAWVQVDGAKMEGVFKKAPDRDEFGNDINESLIIELYSR, encoded by the coding sequence GTGGCTCGTTTTATTGGCGCCAAAGGCAAACTCACCCGCCGCGAAGGCGCAGACCTCTTTCTCAAGAGCGCACGCCGCGGTATCGACTCCAAGGTCAAGCTCGAGACCAAACCCGGTCAGCACGGCCGCACTTCTGGTGCCCGCACGTCCGACTACGGCAAGCAACTGCGTGAAAAGCAGAAGGTCAAGCGGATGTATGGCGTGCTTGAGCGCCAATTCCGCCGCTATTACGAAGAAGCGCAACGCCGCTCTGGCAATACCGGCACCAATCTGCTGATGCTGCTGGAATCGCGCCTGGACAATGTGGTGTATCGCATGGGTTACGGCTCGACCCGCGCTGAAGCGCGCCAGTTGGTCAGCCATCGCTCGATCACTGTCAACGGCAAGGTGTTGAACATCCCCTCGGCGCTGGTGAAGACGGGCGATGTGGTCGCGGTGCGTGAAAAGTCGCGCAATCAGGCCCGCATCCAGGAATCTGTGAAACTGGCTGAGTCGAATGGTTTCCCTGCCTGGGTGCAGGTGGATGGCGCCAAGATGGAAGGCGTCTTCAAGAAGGCCCCGGACCGCGATGAATTTGGCAACGACATCAACGAGTCGCTGATCATCGAGTTGTACTCACGTTAA
- a CDS encoding ABC transporter permease, translating into MSDLTLLERHRWRFFPIWQRNFLVWKKLAIPSLIGNIAEPLITLLAFGFGVGALVGTVHGVPYIQFLASGAICMSVMMAASFEALYSAFSRMHVQKTWDAIRVTPTSLDDVLLGELTWAATKSVFSGVAILAVIVVLGISRQWTLLIALPLLLLTGLVFSAIGLIVNAKARGYDFFTYYFTLVLTPMTFLSGVYFPLTALPQPLQWLAQVLPLNAAVELVRPLFFGQFDPQGGLHLAVLVFDLLLAWWVARTLTQRRFRA; encoded by the coding sequence ATGTCTGATCTCACTCTGCTTGAGCGCCACAGGTGGCGCTTCTTCCCCATTTGGCAGCGCAACTTTCTGGTGTGGAAGAAGCTCGCCATTCCCAGTCTGATCGGCAATATCGCGGAGCCTCTGATCACCCTTTTGGCCTTTGGGTTTGGCGTGGGCGCCCTGGTCGGCACGGTTCATGGCGTGCCCTACATCCAGTTTCTCGCTTCCGGCGCGATCTGCATGAGCGTGATGATGGCCGCGAGTTTCGAGGCGCTGTATTCCGCGTTTTCACGCATGCATGTGCAAAAAACCTGGGACGCCATCCGCGTCACCCCCACCTCTCTCGACGACGTGCTGCTGGGCGAACTCACCTGGGCGGCGACCAAGTCCGTGTTCAGCGGCGTGGCCATTCTTGCGGTCATCGTGGTTCTGGGCATCAGCCGGCAGTGGACGCTGCTCATCGCGCTGCCCTTGCTGCTGCTCACCGGGCTGGTGTTTTCCGCCATCGGTCTCATCGTCAACGCCAAGGCGCGCGGCTATGATTTTTTCACCTACTACTTCACCCTGGTGCTCACGCCGATGACGTTTCTGTCCGGCGTTTATTTTCCGCTGACCGCGCTGCCGCAGCCGCTGCAGTGGCTGGCGCAGGTGCTGCCCCTGAACGCCGCAGTCGAACTGGTGCGCCCGCTGTTTTTCGGACAATTCGACCCGCAGGGGGGGCTGCATCTGGCCGTGCTGGTGTTTGATTTGCTGCTGGCTTGGTGGGTGGCGCGCACGCTGACGCAGAGACGCTTTCGGGCCTGA
- the rpsM gene encoding 30S ribosomal protein S13, with protein sequence MARIAGINIPPHQHSEIGLTAIYGIGRTTARAICDASGVPYNKRIKDLSDADLEKVREAIGKLTIEGDLRREISVNIKRLMDLGCYRGFRHRRGLPVRGQRTRTNARTRKGPRKGSITLKK encoded by the coding sequence ATGGCACGTATTGCTGGTATTAACATTCCGCCACATCAACACTCCGAAATCGGCCTCACGGCGATTTACGGCATTGGTCGCACCACCGCGCGCGCCATTTGTGATGCTTCGGGCGTTCCCTACAACAAGCGGATCAAGGATCTGTCCGACGCTGACTTGGAGAAGGTGCGCGAAGCCATTGGCAAGCTCACCATCGAGGGTGACCTGCGTCGCGAGATCTCCGTCAACATCAAGCGCCTGATGGATCTGGGTTGCTATCGTGGCTTCCGCCATCGTCGCGGCCTGCCCGTGCGTGGTCAGCGCACCCGCACCAATGCCCGCACCCGCAAGGGACCGCGCAAGGGCAGCATCACGCTGAAGAAATAA
- a CDS encoding DNA-directed RNA polymerase subunit alpha: MQTALLRPKSIQVESLGHNRSKVVLEPFERGYGHTLGNALRRVMLSSLVGYAPTEVSINGVLHEYSVVDGLQEDVIGVLLNLKGVVLKLHNRDEVTLSLRKEGEGVVTAADIQTPHDVEIINPDHVIAHLSQGGKLDMQIKVEKGRGYVPGTLRNFGEEGGKSIGHIVLDASFSPVRRVSYAVESARVEQRTDLDKLVMEIETNGVISAEEAIRSSARILVEQLSVFASLEGAETTEAAEAAAGGQTYDPILLRPVDELELTVRSANCLKAENIYYIGDLIQRSETELLKTPNLGRKSLNEIKEVLAARGLTLGMKLDNWPPSGLDKR, from the coding sequence ATGCAAACTGCACTTCTTCGCCCCAAGTCGATTCAGGTCGAATCTCTCGGTCACAATCGTTCCAAAGTGGTGCTCGAACCTTTCGAGCGCGGCTACGGACACACCCTTGGCAACGCCCTTCGTCGCGTCATGCTGTCGTCGCTGGTGGGTTACGCGCCGACCGAGGTCAGCATCAACGGCGTGCTCCACGAATACTCTGTGGTCGACGGCCTGCAGGAAGATGTGATCGGCGTGCTGCTCAACCTCAAGGGCGTGGTGCTCAAGCTGCACAACCGTGACGAAGTCACCCTGTCGCTGCGCAAGGAAGGCGAAGGCGTGGTGACTGCTGCCGACATTCAGACGCCTCACGACGTCGAGATCATCAATCCGGATCACGTGATCGCGCATCTGTCGCAAGGCGGCAAGCTCGACATGCAGATCAAGGTCGAAAAGGGTCGTGGCTACGTCCCCGGCACCCTGCGTAATTTCGGCGAAGAAGGCGGCAAGAGCATTGGTCATATCGTGCTCGACGCTTCGTTCTCGCCGGTGCGCCGCGTCAGCTATGCCGTGGAAAGCGCCCGCGTGGAGCAGCGTACCGATCTGGACAAGCTGGTCATGGAAATCGAGACCAACGGCGTCATCAGCGCGGAAGAAGCCATTCGTTCGTCTGCGCGCATTCTGGTTGAGCAGTTGTCGGTGTTCGCCAGCCTGGAAGGTGCCGAGACGACCGAGGCCGCCGAGGCGGCTGCGGGTGGACAGACCTACGATCCGATTCTGCTGCGCCCGGTTGATGAGCTCGAACTGACGGTGCGCTCGGCCAATTGCCTCAAGGCCGAGAACATTTATTACATCGGCGACCTGATTCAGCGTAGCGAAACCGAACTGCTCAAGACCCCCAACCTGGGCCGCAAGTCGCTCAACGAAATCAAGGAAGTGCTCGCCGCGCGCGGGCTGACGCTGGGCATGAAGCTCGACAACTGGCCGCCCAGCGGCTTGGACAAGCGCTGA
- the infA gene encoding translation initiation factor IF-1, whose product MAKDDVIQMQGEILENLPNATFRVKLENGHTVLGHISGKMRMHYIRILPGDKVTVELTPYDLSRARIVFRAK is encoded by the coding sequence ATGGCCAAGGACGATGTCATTCAGATGCAGGGGGAGATTCTCGAAAATCTCCCGAACGCAACCTTCCGCGTCAAGCTGGAAAACGGCCACACGGTTTTGGGGCATATTTCCGGAAAAATGCGTATGCATTACATCCGCATTCTTCCGGGAGACAAGGTCACGGTTGAGCTGACGCCCTACGATTTGTCACGTGCGCGGATTGTGTTCCGTGCCAAGTAA
- the rplF gene encoding 50S ribosomal protein L6, whose translation MSRIAKYPVAVPAGVEVNLSAETIAIKGGLGKLERAQYAGVRIAQENGELTFAPADESRESHAMSGTMRALVAGMVYGVSKGFERKLTLVGVGFKAQAQGAKLNLSLGFSHPIVKDMPEGIKVETPTPTEIVIKGVDKQLVGQIAAEVRAYRPPEPYKGKGVRYADEVVVIKETKKK comes from the coding sequence ATGTCACGTATTGCCAAATATCCGGTTGCAGTGCCGGCGGGTGTTGAGGTCAATCTCAGTGCCGAGACTATCGCCATCAAGGGCGGGCTCGGCAAGCTGGAGCGTGCCCAATACGCCGGCGTGCGGATCGCCCAAGAGAATGGGGAACTGACTTTCGCCCCGGCCGACGAGTCTCGTGAGTCGCATGCCATGTCGGGAACCATGCGTGCCCTGGTTGCGGGCATGGTGTACGGCGTGTCCAAGGGTTTTGAGCGCAAGCTTACCCTGGTTGGTGTGGGCTTCAAGGCTCAGGCTCAAGGCGCCAAGCTGAATCTCTCGCTGGGTTTTTCCCATCCCATCGTCAAGGACATGCCTGAGGGCATCAAGGTCGAAACGCCGACTCCCACCGAGATCGTCATCAAGGGTGTGGATAAGCAACTCGTTGGCCAGATCGCTGCCGAAGTTCGTGCCTATCGTCCGCCTGAGCCCTACAAGGGCAAGGGTGTGCGTTATGCCGACGAAGTGGTGGTGATCAAGGAAACCAAGAAGAAGTAA
- the dsbD gene encoding protein-disulfide reductase DsbD, with protein sequence MRHSIPSTSRAPRFWAGLSRALLGFFLLWAGVLQPMAHAQQADFLPPDEAFQFTAKVQDAKTVLLQFKAHDGYYLYQERFHFESQTPGVELGKPEFPPAHKIFDKNLGHEVFHYRGLVPIPLPVLKAPATFKMLVTYQGCADAGLCYPPIEKLATVSLGGFGGNGTVSISEPDDESGSAPATSGSGASGLVQGLMAGASAAQPAAASASATTAPAPAATASAVAAPAAAAAVAQGGDSSRIGQALASGSLLSIIPMFLVFGLLLAFTPCVLPMIPILSSIIVGQGDKVSRGRGFALAVAYSLGMAIVYTAFGVAAGLLGQGLAASLQNPWVLSVFALLLVVLSLSMFGFYELQVPSSLQSKLSSTSDKMQGGHFAGVFIMGGISALIVGPCVAAPLAGALLYISQTGNALIGGVALFSLAAGMSVPLLLVGLGAGTLLPKAGGWMDGVKAFFGVLLIATALYMIAPVLPTWLLMVLWALLLLISASFLRVFDRLPDEVSGWKRLFKGFGVALAVAGAALIVGLAAGNRNLLQPLAGLGGGAAGAVSAAPAVQFQRIHTVADLDRVVASSSKPVMLDFYADWCVSCKEMEHFTFTDPAVAQQLAGFTLIQADVTNNTADDKALLKRFQLFGPPGIIFFKSGKEVGRVVGFEDAKTFLASMQRAGV encoded by the coding sequence ATGCGCCACAGCATTCCATCCACTTCGCGAGCACCGCGTTTCTGGGCCGGGCTCAGTCGGGCTCTGCTGGGTTTTTTCCTGCTCTGGGCCGGCGTTTTGCAGCCCATGGCGCACGCTCAGCAGGCGGATTTCCTGCCGCCGGACGAAGCCTTCCAGTTCACCGCCAAAGTGCAGGATGCCAAGACGGTGCTGCTGCAGTTCAAGGCGCACGACGGGTATTACCTGTACCAGGAGCGGTTTCATTTCGAGTCGCAGACACCGGGCGTGGAACTCGGCAAGCCAGAATTTCCCCCGGCACACAAAATTTTCGATAAGAACCTCGGCCACGAGGTGTTTCACTACCGCGGACTAGTGCCGATTCCCCTACCCGTGCTCAAGGCACCGGCCACCTTCAAGATGTTGGTGACGTATCAGGGCTGCGCCGACGCGGGGCTTTGCTATCCGCCAATCGAAAAGCTCGCCACCGTCAGTCTTGGCGGGTTTGGCGGCAACGGAACGGTGAGCATTTCCGAACCCGATGACGAAAGCGGTAGCGCACCCGCGACAAGCGGCAGCGGAGCCAGCGGCTTGGTACAGGGCTTGATGGCTGGCGCCAGCGCAGCACAACCGGCGGCGGCCTCGGCCTCTGCCACGACCGCGCCAGCTCCGGCTGCGACGGCATCGGCCGTCGCCGCCCCGGCTGCTGCGGCCGCTGTCGCCCAGGGTGGCGATTCGTCGCGCATTGGTCAGGCGCTGGCGTCGGGCAGCCTGCTCAGCATCATTCCCATGTTCCTGGTGTTCGGTCTGCTGCTGGCCTTCACGCCTTGCGTGCTGCCGATGATTCCCATTCTGTCGAGCATCATCGTGGGGCAGGGTGACAAAGTGTCCCGGGGGCGCGGCTTCGCCCTGGCCGTGGCTTATTCGCTGGGTATGGCCATTGTGTACACGGCCTTCGGCGTGGCGGCCGGTCTGCTGGGCCAAGGGCTGGCGGCCTCGTTGCAGAACCCCTGGGTGCTGTCGGTCTTCGCCTTGTTGCTCGTGGTGCTGTCGCTGTCGATGTTCGGTTTCTACGAACTGCAAGTGCCCAGCAGTCTGCAGAGCAAGTTGTCGTCCACCTCCGACAAGATGCAGGGCGGACACTTCGCCGGGGTTTTCATCATGGGCGGCATTTCGGCGCTCATCGTCGGGCCCTGCGTGGCCGCGCCGCTGGCTGGTGCCCTGCTCTACATCAGCCAGACCGGCAACGCGCTCATCGGTGGGGTGGCGCTGTTCTCGCTGGCGGCGGGCATGAGCGTGCCTTTGCTGCTGGTCGGGCTGGGCGCGGGCACTTTGCTGCCCAAGGCGGGCGGATGGATGGATGGCGTCAAGGCCTTCTTCGGTGTGCTGCTCATCGCCACCGCGCTGTACATGATCGCCCCGGTTCTGCCGACCTGGCTGCTGATGGTGCTGTGGGCGCTGCTTTTGCTCATCAGCGCCAGCTTCCTGCGAGTGTTTGACCGGCTTCCCGACGAGGTTTCGGGCTGGAAGCGGCTGTTCAAGGGCTTCGGTGTGGCGTTGGCCGTGGCGGGCGCGGCGCTGATCGTCGGTCTGGCGGCGGGCAACCGTAATCTGCTGCAGCCGCTAGCCGGGCTGGGCGGCGGCGCAGCGGGCGCTGTGAGCGCCGCGCCTGCGGTGCAGTTTCAGCGCATTCACACGGTGGCCGATCTCGACCGTGTGGTCGCCAGCAGCAGCAAGCCCGTGATGCTCGACTTCTACGCCGACTGGTGCGTGTCGTGCAAGGAAATGGAGCACTTCACCTTCACCGATCCTGCAGTGGCGCAACAGTTGGCGGGCTTTACGCTGATTCAGGCCGACGTGACGAACAACACGGCCGACGACAAGGCGTTGCTCAAGCGTTTCCAACTGTTCGGCCCGCCGGGCATCATCTTTTTCAAGAGCGGCAAGGAAGTGGGCCGCGTGGTGGGCTTCGAGGATGCCAAGACCTTCCTGGCATCGATGCAGCGCGCGGGGGTTTGA
- the rpsE gene encoding 30S ribosomal protein S5, with product MAKVQNKFANEARDDGLREKMIAVNRVTKVVKGGRILGFAALTVVGDGDGRIGMGKGKAREVPVAVQKAMEQARRNMVKVPLKGGTLHHKVMGQHGASNVMMLPAVQGTGIIAGGPMRAMFEVLGVTDIVAKSHGSSNPYNMVRATLDALTNMNSAQEIAMKRGKTVEEILG from the coding sequence ATGGCTAAAGTTCAAAACAAGTTTGCCAACGAAGCGCGCGACGACGGTCTGCGCGAGAAGATGATTGCGGTCAACCGCGTCACCAAAGTCGTCAAGGGCGGTCGTATTCTCGGTTTCGCCGCCTTGACCGTGGTGGGCGACGGCGATGGCCGCATCGGCATGGGTAAAGGCAAGGCGCGTGAAGTGCCTGTGGCCGTTCAAAAGGCCATGGAGCAAGCGCGTCGCAATATGGTGAAAGTGCCCCTGAAGGGCGGCACGCTGCACCACAAGGTGATGGGCCAGCATGGTGCTTCGAATGTCATGATGCTGCCTGCTGTGCAGGGTACGGGCATCATCGCGGGTGGTCCCATGCGCGCCATGTTCGAAGTGCTGGGAGTGACCGACATTGTGGCCAAGAGTCACGGTTCGTCCAACCCCTACAACATGGTCCGCGCAACGCTCGATGCCTTGACCAATATGAACTCCGCTCAGGAGATCGCCATGAAGCGTGGCAAGACCGTTGAAGAAATTCTGGGTTGA
- the rpsK gene encoding 30S ribosomal protein S11, giving the protein MAKPSSQNSAAQRARKKVRKNVSDGIAHVHASFNNTIITITDRQGNALSASSSGAQGFKGSRKSTPFAAQVAAEQAGRVALEYGIKNLEVFIKGPGPGRESSVRALNNLGIKVTLIEDVTPIPHNGCRPPKRRRV; this is encoded by the coding sequence ATGGCTAAACCGTCTTCCCAAAACTCCGCAGCCCAGCGCGCACGCAAGAAGGTTCGCAAGAACGTCTCTGACGGCATTGCGCACGTTCACGCGTCGTTCAACAACACCATCATCACCATCACCGACCGTCAGGGCAACGCGCTGTCGGCATCGTCTTCGGGTGCGCAAGGCTTTAAGGGTTCGCGCAAATCCACCCCGTTTGCGGCGCAGGTTGCTGCCGAACAGGCGGGACGCGTGGCGCTGGAATACGGCATCAAGAACCTGGAAGTCTTCATCAAAGGCCCGGGCCCAGGGCGTGAGTCGTCGGTGCGCGCACTGAATAACCTCGGCATCAAGGTCACGTTGATCGAAGATGTGACGCCGATCCCGCACAACGGCTGCCGTCCGCCGAAGCGTCGCCGCGTCTGA
- a CDS encoding ATP-binding cassette domain-containing protein, translating to MPESTARLPDTPAPSVLLELDQVYKSYGQLQVVDGLSLRLSRGECYGIIGPNGAGKTTTIQLCLGLARPDRGQIWLMGQPVPQAARQARLRVGVVTQFDSLDPDFTVEENLLVFGRYFGLRDAELRPRLPQLLAFAALETKARARISELSGGMRRRLSLARALVNDPDLIFLDEPTTGLDPQARHLIWERLKVLTAQGKSLLLTTHFMDEAERLCHRILVLDHGRRIAEDTPRGLIAAQVEAEVIEMDGEGLDAAEQLLRPHVQRMERSGDGLFAYMTHGAEALRALEALPGLRVLHRRANLEDVFLKLTGRQLRD from the coding sequence ATGCCAGAAAGCACTGCCCGCCTGCCCGATACACCCGCGCCCTCCGTGCTGCTTGAACTCGATCAGGTCTATAAAAGCTATGGGCAGCTGCAGGTAGTCGATGGCCTGAGTCTGCGGCTGTCGCGCGGCGAGTGTTACGGCATCATCGGCCCTAACGGCGCCGGAAAAACCACCACCATTCAACTTTGCCTCGGCCTGGCGCGGCCTGATCGCGGGCAGATTTGGCTGATGGGGCAGCCCGTGCCGCAGGCGGCCCGGCAGGCCCGCCTGCGTGTGGGGGTGGTGACGCAGTTCGACAGCCTCGATCCCGACTTCACGGTGGAAGAGAACCTGTTGGTCTTTGGTCGTTACTTCGGCTTGCGCGACGCCGAGTTGCGTCCGCGGCTGCCGCAGTTGCTGGCGTTCGCCGCGCTCGAAACAAAAGCGCGGGCGCGTATCAGCGAGTTGTCCGGGGGCATGCGGCGGCGGCTGAGTCTGGCGCGGGCGCTGGTCAATGATCCGGACCTGATCTTTCTGGACGAGCCGACCACCGGCCTCGATCCGCAGGCCCGCCACCTGATCTGGGAGCGTCTCAAAGTGCTGACCGCGCAGGGCAAATCGCTGCTGCTCACGACGCATTTCATGGACGAGGCCGAACGCCTGTGTCATCGCATTCTGGTGCTCGACCACGGCCGCCGCATTGCGGAAGACACGCCCCGCGGTCTGATCGCCGCCCAGGTCGAAGCCGAAGTCATCGAGATGGACGGCGAGGGCCTCGACGCCGCGGAGCAATTGCTGCGCCCGCATGTGCAACGCATGGAGCGCAGCGGAGATGGTTTGTTCGCCTACATGACGCATGGCGCCGAGGCCTTGCGTGCGCTGGAGGCGCTGCCCGGCCTGAGGGTTTTGCACCGCCGCGCCAATCTCGAAGACGTTTTCCTCAAACTTACCGGGCGGCAACTGCGCGATTGA
- the rplQ gene encoding 50S ribosomal protein L17, with translation MRHGNGLRKLNRTSSHRKAMFRNMANSLIEHEAIKTTLPKAKELRAVVEPLITLGKKPSLANRRLAFDRLRNRDSVAKLFNVLGPRYQTRPGGYTRTLKFGFRVGDNAPMALIELVDRPDVDAAPAEDKSE, from the coding sequence ATGCGTCACGGAAACGGACTTCGCAAACTCAATCGCACCTCCAGCCATCGCAAGGCCATGTTTCGCAACATGGCCAATTCGCTGATCGAGCACGAGGCCATCAAAACCACGCTGCCCAAGGCCAAGGAATTGCGCGCCGTGGTCGAGCCCCTGATCACCCTGGGTAAAAAGCCCTCGCTGGCCAATCGCCGTCTGGCGTTTGACCGCTTGCGCAACCGGGACTCTGTGGCCAAGCTGTTCAACGTGCTCGGTCCCCGTTATCAGACTCGTCCGGGCGGTTACACGCGCACCCTGAAGTTCGGCTTCCGCGTGGGTGACAACGCGCCGATGGCTCTGATCGAACTCGTTGACCGGCCCGACGTGGACGCCGCGCCGGCCGAAGACAAGTCGGAATAA
- the rpmJ gene encoding 50S ribosomal protein L36: MRVSASVKKMCRNCKIIRRKGVVRVICTDPRHKQRQG, encoded by the coding sequence ATGAGAGTGAGCGCATCGGTTAAAAAAATGTGCCGTAATTGCAAGATTATTCGTCGCAAAGGTGTTGTGCGTGTGATTTGCACCGACCCGCGTCACAAGCAGCGCCAGGGTTGA
- the rplO gene encoding 50S ribosomal protein L15 has protein sequence MQLNTIKPAAGAKHAKRRVGRGIGSGLGKTAGRGHKGQKSRSGGFHKVGFEGGQMPLQRRLPKRGFKSPIARYSAQVTLADLNRMQEDEIDMLTLKAHGLVPDLSRTVKVIASGQIARAVKLQGILATKGARSAIEAAGGSIAEVAAA, from the coding sequence ATGCAACTCAACACCATCAAACCCGCCGCTGGCGCCAAGCACGCCAAGCGCCGCGTTGGCCGCGGAATTGGATCGGGTCTCGGTAAGACCGCGGGCCGCGGTCACAAGGGCCAAAAATCGCGTTCCGGCGGTTTCCACAAGGTGGGCTTCGAAGGCGGTCAAATGCCCTTGCAGCGCCGTCTGCCCAAGCGCGGTTTCAAGTCGCCGATTGCGCGCTACAGCGCGCAGGTCACGCTGGCTGATCTGAACCGCATGCAGGAAGACGAAATCGACATGCTCACGCTCAAGGCTCACGGACTGGTGCCTGATCTGTCGCGCACCGTCAAGGTTATCGCTTCGGGTCAGATCGCTCGCGCTGTCAAACTACAGGGCATTCTGGCAACCAAGGGCGCCCGCAGCGCCATCGAAGCGGCCGGCGGAAGCATCGCCGAAGTCGCAGCAGCCTGA
- the rplR gene encoding 50S ribosomal protein L18 yields the protein MSKNISRLRRAQATRRRIARLRVVRLSVHRTNQHIYANIISAEGDRVLASASTVEAEVRGQLGGHGGNLAAAVAVGTRIAEKAKAAGIDTVAFDRSGFRFHGRVKALAEAAREAGLKF from the coding sequence ATCAGCAAAAACATTTCCCGCCTGCGCCGTGCTCAGGCAACTCGCCGCCGTATCGCGCGTCTGCGTGTGGTTCGTCTGTCGGTGCATCGCACCAATCAGCATATTTACGCCAACATCATTTCCGCCGAGGGCGACCGCGTGCTCGCCTCTGCATCAACCGTGGAAGCGGAAGTTCGCGGACAACTGGGCGGGCATGGCGGCAACCTGGCAGCCGCGGTTGCCGTGGGCACACGTATTGCCGAGAAGGCCAAGGCGGCCGGCATCGACACCGTCGCTTTCGACCGTTCGGGTTTTCGCTTTCATGGGCGCGTCAAGGCGCTCGCTGAGGCTGCGCGTGAAGCCGGCCTGAAGTTCTGA
- the rpmD gene encoding 50S ribosomal protein L30, protein MSDKKTIKVKLVRSVIGTRDSHRATVRGLGLRKLGSVCELEDTAAVRGMVRKVSYLVEICE, encoded by the coding sequence ATGAGTGACAAGAAAACCATCAAGGTCAAGCTGGTTCGCAGCGTGATCGGCACGCGCGATTCGCATCGTGCGACGGTGCGTGGCCTCGGTCTGCGCAAGCTGGGCAGCGTGTGTGAGCTGGAAGACACGGCTGCCGTGCGTGGCATGGTCCGCAAGGTCAGTTATCTGGTTGAAATCTGCGAATAA
- the secY gene encoding preprotein translocase subunit SecY: MASTGVTQQGKYGDLGRRLLFLLGALVVYRIGAHIPVPGIDPTHLQQLFQNNSSGILGLFNMFSGGALARFTVFALGIMPYISASIIMQLLTYVVPSLEALKKEGEAGRRKTTQYTRYFTLVLALFQSFGIAVALQASTGLVISPGIGFQLSAVLTLTSGTMFLMWLGEQITERGLGNGISIIIFSGIVAGLPSAIAGLMELVSTGAMSVLVALFVLAIVVLVTYFVVFVERGQRKILVNYARRQVGNKVYGGQSSHLPLKLNMAGVIPPIFASSIILLPATAVSWFGAAKGMGWLKDIAGALSPGQPLYILLYATAIIFFAFFYTALVFNSRETADQLKKGGAFIPGIRPGEQTAKFIDKVLMRLTLVGAIYITLVCLLPEFLVLKYNVPFSFGGTSLLIIVVVTMDFMAQVQAYAMSHQYDALLKKANFKSGLGGVR, translated from the coding sequence ATGGCCAGCACAGGCGTGACTCAGCAGGGCAAGTACGGCGACCTCGGTCGTCGTCTGTTGTTCCTGCTCGGCGCACTGGTGGTGTACCGCATTGGTGCACACATCCCTGTGCCCGGAATCGATCCGACGCATCTGCAACAACTTTTCCAGAACAATTCGAGCGGCATTTTGGGCCTGTTCAATATGTTCTCAGGTGGAGCGCTGGCACGCTTCACGGTATTTGCGCTGGGGATCATGCCTTATATTTCGGCGTCGATCATCATGCAATTGCTCACTTATGTGGTGCCCTCGCTCGAAGCCCTCAAAAAGGAAGGTGAGGCAGGGCGGCGCAAGACAACACAATACACGCGCTATTTCACTTTGGTGCTGGCGCTTTTTCAGTCCTTCGGTATTGCAGTGGCGCTGCAGGCTTCCACTGGCCTGGTCATCAGTCCTGGCATCGGTTTTCAGCTATCTGCCGTGCTGACCCTGACCTCTGGCACCATGTTTCTGATGTGGCTGGGTGAGCAAATTACCGAGCGTGGTCTGGGTAATGGTATTTCCATCATTATTTTCTCGGGTATTGTGGCTGGCTTGCCTTCCGCGATCGCCGGGCTGATGGAGTTGGTCAGTACAGGCGCGATGAGTGTATTGGTGGCACTGTTCGTGTTAGCCATCGTGGTGCTGGTGACCTATTTCGTGGTATTTGTCGAGCGGGGTCAGCGCAAGATTCTGGTGAACTACGCGCGGCGGCAGGTAGGCAATAAGGTGTATGGTGGACAAAGCTCGCATCTGCCCCTGAAGTTGAATATGGCAGGCGTGATTCCACCGATTTTTGCATCGTCCATTATTTTGCTTCCGGCAACGGCAGTGAGCTGGTTTGGCGCTGCCAAAGGGATGGGCTGGTTGAAGGATATTGCCGGTGCGCTTTCGCCAGGGCAGCCGCTCTACATTCTGTTGTACGCCACTGCGATCATTTTCTTTGCTTTTTTCTACACGGCCTTGGTTTTCAATAGCCGTGAAACTGCCGACCAGCTCAAAAAAGGTGGCGCGTTCATTCCTGGCATTCGGCCAGGAGAGCAGACCGCCAAATTCATCGACAAGGTGCTGATGCGCCTGACGTTGGTGGGCGCGATTTACATCACTTTGGTTTGCCTGCTGCCGGAGTTTCTTGTATTGAAATACAATGTGCCGTTCAGCTTTGGTGGAACTTCGCTGCTGATCATTGTGGTGGTCACCATGGATTTCATGGCGCAAGTGCAAGCTTATGCCATGTCGCATCAGTACGATGCCCTGCTGAAAAAAGCCAATTTCAAATCGGGTCTTGGCGGGGTGCGTTAA